In Rutidosis leptorrhynchoides isolate AG116_Rl617_1_P2 chromosome 2, CSIRO_AGI_Rlap_v1, whole genome shotgun sequence, one genomic interval encodes:
- the LOC139887853 gene encoding uncharacterized protein, which yields MAVNCKPIRHTPHRRIDLCPNSKRVFNRRSSSPVFNSASVPSNGTKVFQTNDYYRKPLPKNTIWKPKSEVKGVQNFEGCLPCKKGKQTKKPHATKKHHYVNIPLKLLHMDLSGPVNCKTITGESYCLVVTDEYSHFSRVVMLKHKSDTFEHIKVLILKLESLYKLKVRKIRTDNGTEFKNNQMLLFCNENRIQQQFSPAYTLQSNGVAERKNRTLIETARTMLADAYLPIFFWGEAMSTACYVMNRVLVVKRYCNTFYELLHKRNPNIKHLEPFGAPCTILVRDTGGKFNSKVVSGIFLGYGNQNKQVYNTESKCVEEHFEVDIQHDEVLTQMLYDAQNSTENVISIPDQTQVQTQSTHQSPIQSPQQSTQSDHSNVDPNVEIVYETDEDSDSEEDEGTEQPTEAGGVRRSNRVIMPPKHLDDYYVDTRGIPHIIIPDAKSNEASKFEVPTTSDVPVVSESTKAAEDVESESANVVTAFYSSLNKTGRVFVHAHSCYVCQIEPKDAFEALKYDEWVSAMHEELLQFKHLKVWRLVNLPHGCEPYGLRWVLKNKKDEQGIVIRKKLERPAKNPLSVNHGISPDCEGAKVDPTLYRAIIGKS from the exons ATGGCTGTGAATTGTAAACCTATTAGACATACACCACATAGGAGAATTGATCTTTGTCCTAATTCTAAACGTGTTTTCAACAGAAGGTCATCTTCACCTGTGTTTAATTCTGCTTCTGTTCCATCAAATGGAACTAAAGTTTTTCAAACAAATGATTATTACCGTAAACCATTACCAAAAAATACTATTTGGAAACCTAAAAGTGAAGTTAAAGGTGTCCAAAATTTTGAAG ggtgtcttccgtgtaagaaaggaAAACAGACAAAGAAACCTCATGCTACCAAGAAGCATCATTATGTTAATATTCCTTTGAAGTTGTTGCATATGGATCTCTCTGGTCCAGTTAATTGTAAGACTATCACTGGAGAGTCATATTGCTTGGTGGTTACGGATGAGTACTCACATTTCTCGCGGGTTGTGATGCTGAAGCATAAATCAGATACTTTCGAGCACATTAAAGTCTTGATTCTGAAGCttgaaagtttgtataagttgaaggttagaaagattcgtaccGACAATGGTACAGAGTTCAAGAATAATCAGATGTTGTTGTTCTGTAATGAAAATAGGATACAgcaacagttcagtcctgcttacaCACTACAGTCAAATGGTGTAGCTGAACGAAAAAATAGGACGCTAATTGAGACcgcaagaactatgctagctgatgcgTATTTACCTATTTTTTTCTGGGGAGAAGCCATGAGCACAGCGTGTtatgtgatgaacagagttctagtaGTGAAAAGATACTGTAACACATTTTATGAATTGTTACACAAGAGAAATCCTAACATTAAACATCTTGAACCCtttggtgctccttgtactattctggtacgagatACAGGAGGGAAATTCAATTCGAAGgttgtctctggtatcttcttAGGTTATGGAAATCAAAATAAGCAAGTGTACAATACTGAATCTAAGTGTGTTGAAGAACATTTCGAGGTTGATATTCAGC ATGATGAGGTACTTACTCAGATGTTGTATGATGCTCAAAATTCCACAGAGAATGTCATCTCAATTCCTGACCAGACTCAGGTCCAGACTCAAAGTACTCATCAGAGTCCGATTCAGAGTCCGCAGCAAAGTACCCAGAGTGACCATTCTAATGTCGATCCTAATGTGGAAATAGTGTATGAGACAGATGAAGACAGTGATTCAGAAGAAGATGAGG GGACTGAacagccaactgaagcaggaggagtACGTAGGTCAAATCGTGTTATCATGCCTCCAAAACATTTAGATGATTATTATGTAGATACAAGGGGCATTCCTCATATTATCATTCCTGATGCCAAGTCTAATGAAGCATCTAAGTTTGAAGTTCCTACTACATCTGATGTTCCTGTGGTAAGTGAAAGTACAAAGGCAGCAGAAGATGTTGAATCAGAGAGTGCAAATGTGGTAACAGCTTTCTATTCCTCGTTGAACAAGACAGGGAGAGTATTTGTGCATGCTCAttcatgttatgtgtgtcaaattgaaccaaaaGATGCCTTTGAAGCATTGAAGTATGATGAATGGGTTAGTGCAATGCATGAAGAGTTGTTACAGTTTAAACATTTGAAGGTTTGGAGACTAGTCAATCTACCGCATGGTTGTGAACCCTATGGTCTTCGTTGGGTGTTGAAAAATAAGAAAGATGAACAGGGTATCGTTATCAGAAAAAAGCTAg aaagaccagctaaAAATCCGTTGTCAGTGAATCATGGGATctcacctgattgtgagggtgctaAAGTGGATCCTACGTTATACAGGgcgatcatag GCAAATCGTAA